The nucleotide sequence GGAGTACTTCAACCCCAACTTCGAGCTGGGCAACCGGGACATGGGCCGGCCCATGGAGCTCACCACCAAGACACAGAAGTGAGAGGGGGAGGAGCAGACAGGGaccccctgtgtccccacctccactgctgcagagctcGGGGTGGGGACACATGGGGGTCCCCAGCCAGATGCCTGTCCCTGGCAGGTTCAAGGcgaagctgtggctgtgtgagGACCACCCGCTGTCCCTCTGCGAGCAGGTTGCCCCCATCATCGACCTCATGGCAATAAGCAACGCGCTCTTCGCCAAACTGCGGGACTTCATCACCCTGCGCCTCCCGCCCGGCTTCCCCGTCAAGATTGGTATGGATTGGCCTCTGCTGCTGAcctggctggcacagccagcttccttcctcgcctttttttttttccttttcctgcagaaatcccCATCTTCCATATCCTCAACGCCCGAATAACCTTCGGCAACCTCAATGGGTGTGACGAGCCAGTCAGCTCCCTgcggcacagccccagcagtgagGCACCCTCACCCAGCAGCGACTCCTCCAGcgtcagcagctccagctccctcagtatGTTGGGGCACATGGGAAGGAGTCCCAGTGGGGTCTGAGGGAATGGGTGGAGTAGGAAGGGGTCCCACAGGGTGCTCAGCCAGACCAGCTGTGGtctccctccccacagcctcGTGCAGAGCGTGTGAGATGGACCCGGCGCTGTTCGAGGTGCCGCGGGGTTACAGTGTGGTGGGCACCCACCAGGACGCCCTGAGGGAGGACGAGGATGACCTGCTGCAGTTTGCCAtccagcagagcctgctggaagCGGGCAGCGAGTACGACCAGGTGGGCACTGCCACCCCCTCACCTCTTCTTGTCCCCCTGGCTGAGGGacctccctgcccaccccatCCTGATACCACCTAGGATCCTCAGCCCACCTCTCCCCATCCATGCATCCCATGGTGGCGGGTCACAGTTCATGCTGAGGGGGCTGTTTCTTGGGGTGCCACCCTCCAAGCACCCCTCTGTCACCTGCCACAGGTGACCATTTGGGAAGCACTGACCAACAGCAAGCCGGGCACCCACCCCTTGTCGCACGAGGGCCGCCGAGGAGACAGGTTGGTAAGGTCCGGCCAGCCCCCCTGGGGGGGAGTGGGTGTGGGAGCCGGACCCGCGGGGACCCCACTGAGCCCCCGGTGCCCCCAGGACTCCCCAGCACACGGCATCCCCGCGTCCCCCGGTGGCCCCGGCGCCGGGGGGTGGCCGAGGGCCCGGCGCCCTGTTCCCCAGCTACGCCGAGCAGCTGCGCCTGGCCATGGCGCTGTCGGCgcgggagcaggaggaagcGGAGCGCCGGACGcgccaggaggaggaggatctGCAGCGGATCCTGCAGCTCTCGCTGACGGAGAAGTGACCCCGCGCCCCCACTGAGCCCCCCTGCCCGCCccagaggggatggggacacggcCAGGGCCGTGTCTGGGGGCACAGAGGGGGAGCGGCGTGGGGGGAGCCAGTCCAAGAACTGCAAATGGAGAACGGgggagcaggatttggccctGGGAGAAcgtccccagagctggggcagtaTTGGGGTGAGGTGGGGgcaccccacagcagcacagggtggggGTGGGTGTTAACCCTGCACCTGGGTTAAGGGAGGGCACCTCCACAGACTGTACCCCTTCTCCAGCCGCCCTATGGGGTGCTGCTCAGCCCCCACCCCAGGAAGGCGGTGGGGGGCACATCCTGCCCCGGATGGGTGGGCTGCCAGTTGTGTGGGGTCCCGGGGTGCCCCCAGAGCCAGGGgcctctgcccagctcccttTTACCCCCTGCCCAGGCGCTACCAAGTGCACTTACccgggagctgctctgcctgccaaCACGGGTGGGGGCTCAGCCCTGTTGTACCCCACAGCCAGCGCGGGGCTGCACAGCCGCCCCCCATAGCACGGGgactgctggggcagctgaaGGGGTGCCTGTGAAGGGTGGCCCGGTCTCACCCCCCCTTACCCCTGCTCGCACCCCTCCACCCTGCTCGGATGCCCCCCCTTGGCAGCGCTGCACCCCCTCGTCCCGGGCACTGACCCCGAGAGAACCCTTATGTCAAATGGTGCTAACCCCGGCCCCCTGCCCCGGCTGCTCCCTCTTTGCACAcggggggctgggggctgcggGGTGAGGGGGGGGCTGGGCTCGCTCTCCTGGGACTTTTCATAGCTGGTGCCCCTCCCTCCACCCACCCGTGCACCCCACAGCAACATCTGGGCCAGGGCCGGGGGAGCCCGAGCAGCTCCGACTGCGGCCAACACCAATAAATGCTCTTTAATGTTTGTCTCTCTCGGCCTCCCTCTGCCTGAGCCGGGGGGTCGCAGGCAGCAGGGTGCAGGCAGCACCCCCGGCACGGTGGTCCCTCGTCCCCGGTACCTGCCACGCAGCCAAGGGTGGCTGAGCCCTTTATTAACGGGGTCCAGGAGCTAAGAGCCGGTTGGAGCACCCGCCGAGGGGTCGATGGGGCAGGGGGAGGTGAGGGGGTGATGGGGTGGGGGTGTAGCACCGTACACAAGCACATCCCGGCCGGGGGGGCCGGCAGccccctgtcctgggcaggtCCCCGCGGAGGGATGCtcggcagccccgggctgcgggCACTGAAGCGGGACCCGCTCCGGCGCTGCGGGCGCAGGATGCGACTGATGCCAGTGGAGGCGGGGTCTGGGTCCgagccctccctgccccttcGGCTCCTGGGGAAAGAACACGGCTCCGggctcctgcccaaggtggGGACTCTGCTTTAATCCCCGGGAGGCCGGGGCAGTCCTGGCCCTGCCCGTGGTCGTGGCCGTGGCCACCGCGCTAGTCCGTGCCGTTGGTGAACTGGCCGAGTTTGTTCTCCAGGTCGGAGATGCGCTTCTCCTGCGCTTGGACCGTCTCCTTCAGGGCACGGatctcctccagcacctcctccaaggctggctgctgcagggagaagggagacaGGGTCACCGACGAGTCTGGCCCCTcccaccccagggcagggggacagcCCTGTTGTCACATCCCTGTCCCCCGGACACTCACAGAGAAGTCGGAGTCGCAGGTGGAGTGGCTGCGTCGGGGGCCTGGCGGGGGTTTGCTGTCCAGGATGTTCTTCTTGACCACCTTCAGCTCCCGGTTCTTGATGGGGACGTACCCATCCCGCAGCGAGATGAGGATGGGCTCTGCGTCCTTCCCCGACAGCCACTCGTCTGCCTCCAGGGCCGGCTCGGGGCCTGGCGTGTCAGGGTAAAGGTCATCCTGGAAGAGGTCTGACTGCGGGAGGGCGAGAGACCATGGTGAGATGTGGGGTGTGCCCCCGCCGGGCCCCCACCTCCCCTGGGAGCCCCCCGGGCTCACCTTGCGTGGCACCGTCATGACAATGGGCTCGCACTTGCGCTCGTGCAGCTTGAAGAACCTGCGTGGGGCACAGGCAGTCAGGGCCCAGCTGAGCCCCCGGACCCCCCTggctccccccagccccctcagctCTCACCTGGCGATCTCACACTTGCTGACATCCAGCCCACGCTTGGGCATGAAGCCCATGCCCCGCTGGGGCTCCTTGCTGCTGTAGGTGTTCAGGTAGTGCACGTAGGGTGCCTCGTCCGTGATCTCGAAGTACCGGATGCTGCTGTCACCCTGCGGGGGTGGGGACAGGtgacagccagccctggcaccctTAGGGACAGGCTGGCACGGGGGGTGCACCCTGGGGAAGGGGGGTTACCTTCCCACAGAGGTAGACGATGCTGGAATCGGCGTCGTAGAAGGGCAGCAGGACCCCATTGCTCGTGTCCATCTCTTGCAGGGCGATGGGCTCCTCAAAGTTCTTCTGTGGGGCCGGAGCAGTGGTGGAGGGGTGTGAGCAgtgaccccaaaacccccacccTGGTTAGTCACACACATTAGCCACGGCACACTGGGGGACAGGGCTTGTCCCCTCTGGGGTACACAACCCCCCAGGCAGGCAGTTGGCATGCCCCCCCCACTCCCGCCCCACTCCTGTTTACCTGCAGGGCTGGGTacccccagcctggctgtaCCCCCCTTCCCCAACActcccagcctcctccccaCTCCAGCACAGCACGGCACACTCGGGAACTTGGCATTTTTGAGAGGGGGATGCAGCAGACCCCCatcctggggcagggggggTTGGAGGGGTCTGGGGGGGGCCAAGTTCCCAGGGCAGCACTCCATGCGGCCTCGTTACCGGGTCCCACAAGCCCAGCTCCCGCTGGCTCATTCTGGTAAAGCCCGTGGTAAAGATGTGTCCTTCCCGTGTGAAGATGGCCCGCACGGGCCTCAGCCCTTCGTGGGGGGCAAACCTCTCCTGGAGAGAGGGGGAGACAGTCAGCACGGGgcatgggaaggagggaaaacgGAGGGGGTCCGGATCTGTCCCCCAAACAGCCGTTGAGTCCTATTCCATGGTGCTCCCTGAGCGCACGCGTTGCCAGAGGGCATCCCTGGCACCTAGAGCGTTCCCGGCTGGGCTGAGATCTGTGGGATTGGTGCTGGCACACCCGCTTGGAGTGTCCCTCCAGTGTCACCACGGCCAGGCTGGAGCCACCATCTCGTACCAGGTCCCAGAGGCCCAGCTGCCGCTCGCTCATCCTGCTGAAGCCCGTGGTGAAGATCTTGCCATCGGCCACGAAGATGGCGCGGATGGGGCGGGTGCCGTCGTGCGGTTTGGTTTTCTCCTGCGCCGGCGTTAGCGGGTTAAATCAAACACAGAGACGCGCGGTGTGGGGTTAGTAGGGTCAGGCAGGCACCGGGGGGGACCTCGCGGTGGGATGAcgggggacacagagggacactCACCGCTATGATCTGCTGCTTGCGGGGGTCGATGACGCGGACCTTCTTGTCCTTGCAGGTGGTGACGAGGAGGCTGCCGTTGCGGTTCCAGCCCACGTTGTAGATGAGGTCAGTGTGCATGTCAtccagagccagcagcatcTCCCCGGTCCCCACATTCCAGAGGATCACCAGGTTGTCACAGCCTGCAGAGGGCCGAGGGGGGTAGATGCTGTCACCCCATGGATCTCCCGTGACCCCGGGGAGGGTGACCCGGGACCCCCTTacctgcactgagcaggacGTTGCGGGCGGTGGGGTGCCAGGAGATGATGCTCACCCGCTTGGAGTGTCCCTCCAGAGTCACCACGGGCTCCGTGATGTTGCGCACGGGGACATAATCGGGGATCTGCCACACCTGGGGGGGAAGGAGAGCGGGGCGTTGGGGATCACCCCGTGTGTGAGCACTAAGCGGATGAGGGCCCCGGAGCCAATTAACCTCATCATTAATCCCGGCTCAGCCCGTGGGGAGGGTGGTGAGGGAACACCAGAAGCGCCTCTATCCTGGGGTGCATCCCCAGCACTTGGGGTGctgatgggcacagggaggggggacacggccggggtgcagcccccagccccccccAGCTATTCCTGCATGCTGAGTCGCCAGGGAGGGTATATTTAGCACAAACTGCTGCATCATGGAGCGAGCAGCCGCCGCCAGCGCGAACGCATGGCACCGGGGCTAAAAATAGGCCAGTGACACTTCACAGGCGGCGAGGGAGGGGGGAGATGCTCTGCATCGCTCCCCCAGCACCCGCCACCCCCCTCCTGCACAGGGCCCGGCCCCTCACCATGACGGTGGTGTCCTCCGAGGCGCTGGCGATGACGTTGTCGTTGTGGGGACACCAGTCGATGTCCAGCACGGGCGCCGTGTGTCCTGTCACCAGCGGGTGGTTCTTGTCCACCCGTCCTGTCTGTAACAGTGAGGGGCCAGGGTGAGACCCCCTAGGAGACACCCTGCCAAGTAGCCCCcaaagcccagcctggccaccactgtgtggggctgggcacaAATGGGGACATGCAGGGGATTCCGGTGGTGGCCAGAGATTTGCACCTGCCGTGAAGGGGGAACCTGAGGCACGTGGAGCAAAAGGGGCTCACCTGGCACAAGGCCTCATAGGAACACCGACGGGAATGATGTGACCCGTGAGAGGTTGTTTTGTGTCTGCTCTGATGGCAAGGAGGGGTTGGGGACCCTCTCCCAGTctctctgccagggctggcagggcagacCCCCATTCCActggctgctcctccctgggcaTGCTGTGTCCCCCAGGGAATTGGGGCTGGGGAGAAGGCAGCTGGGGGTTTCCCAGATCACCTCGGTTGCCCCAGGGATGTCACCCTTGGCAGGTGCCAGTGATCACCCAGGTTGTTGCTGCCCCAAGCCCCCACATGAAGAGGGGGTGTTGGGGCAAagctggggggctctggggccacagcagctccccaaaAGCAAACCCTATCAGCACGTTCCCCCCCAACACATCTCAGCGGCGTGGCCAAACCCCAGCATCCTCCCCACTCACCTTGGCAAGGGGCAGGACAATGAAGGCCCCGCCACCCCCAGACTCCACAATGATGGCCAGAAACTTGGGGTTGACGGCGCAGAAGGAGCTGTCACATGTCACTTTGGAGACACGGATGTCCTCGTACATCTGGTCCGCCTTCACCGGCTGCCCGAACACGTGCCGGAACTTGCTCTGGCGCACCACGCGGCGGCTCATGGCTGGGGGGACAGGGTCAGGCCACCACCTCCCAACCCCGGCACAGCTGGGGGGGCTTTCAGTCCCCTCAGGCCTCAAGCTCTGAGAGATGACTCCCACTCTGGGCACAGCGGGAAACCTGGGAACACTGAGCTAGTGGGGGATGAGGATGTGAGATTGTGTCTGATGTGGCCCTGACCCCACGTCAaggagcaggggcagccctggtgctgggatgtggggctgctgcaggtgctggggacTGTCAGCTGGTGGCCAGAGCCACCTGACACTGAGCAGGGACTGGGCAGGGCTATGCCATAATACACAGCTGTGTATgccctgtggctgtgccatATCCCACAGTTATGCCATATCCCACAGCTGTGCCACGTCCCACTGCTGTGCTATGCCCCGTGGCTGGCACTGGGGTCGGCACATgatctgctgcagcagagtaGCAGGGTGAAGGGAACTCTGGGGTGGACATAAAGGTGCTGTGCACCAAGTCACAGCTTGTCCCCTTGTATCTCATCCTGCATCAGCAGCCTGAGGCTGCCTGGCTTGACCCAGCACCCGGCAGAAGGACTgtgcctccagagctgcctgctggtgGCTCACGCCTCCCTCCACGGATCCCTGTCCCGTGCCACGGATCCCTGCCACCCACTCTGCACTCCCACTGGGTAAGGGTTGGATCTGGCACAGACACAAAGGCCCATGGGCACACTGGGGGTGAAGGAGCAGCCTCCGTGGCCCCAGTGGGGTCTCCAGccctcagccacagctgggcacaaTGCCCACAGTCACCCATCTctccctccagcctgtgctgctcctgggaccTGCCCCAGGGGGAGACTCAGACACTCAGGACAACAAAACCTTTGGAGCTGGGACTCTGCAGCACCCATGAGCCACTGGCTACCCCGGGGAATCCCCTGTGCTCTTCTGGGTACACAGCCATTATCAGAAACAGCCACATCGAACCAGCAAACCATGGCCAGgcacccctgtccccagcccacagagccggtgtgggcagaggcaggagcagatcTGCTCCTCCACGTTCAGGCCGGTGGGTTTTGTATAGGGCACATGAATCGCCCTGCCAAACCACTTCTGCCCAGCCCCTGAGCGTCCCCGGGGTCCTCACGGCACTTCAGCATCATCTCTGGCTTGGCTGAACGGGCTGGAGCTGGGCGCTAAGGGGCCCAGAGCCCGCCTGCCAAGCAGGGCTGGACAACGGTGTCACCCCCTCGGTGCGAGCATggtccccagccccggggaggaGCGAGCAGGCTCCGTGGGGACGCTCCCCCAGCACCTCAACCATTGGCAGCGGGAGCGGAGTCTGGGGTGTCAGCAcgcagggaaggaagggacgGCCTGGGCAGGGTGCAGACAGGGGCAAGGTGCAGGTGGGGGGCAGATGAGGTGCAGGCAGAGTTGAGCAGGGTGCAGGCAACGTGTAGGGTGCAGGAGGGGTTGGTAGGAGCAGGTGGGGTGCTGGCAAGGTGCAGGCGGGGCTGAATAAGGTGCAGTGTGGGGTGCAGGCGTGAGAGCTGGGTGGGGTGCAGGCAGGGCGCAAGTGGGGTCCAAAGGGGTGCTGGCAAAGAGAGGTGAGGTGCAGGCGGGATACGGGCAGGGTGCAGGCAGGATACGGGCAGGacagccccgctccccgctTCCCCGGCCGTGCCATTACGTTGCCACAATTGAATCCGCAGCGACTGCTCGGGAACGACCAGAGGTCACTGTCCAAATATAGCCATCTCCGCCGGCGGGCGGCGAGGGCCCGGGGCCCGGGGGGCTCAGTCCCGCTCCCCGCGTCCCCCCGTCCCTTCCCaccgcgctcccgccgcccccgccccgcgcccggcT is from Sylvia atricapilla isolate bSylAtr1 chromosome 20, bSylAtr1.pri, whole genome shotgun sequence and encodes:
- the CORO6 gene encoding coronin-6 isoform X4 is translated as MSRRVVRQSKFRHVFGQPVKADQMYEDIRVSKVTCDSSFCAVNPKFLAIIVESGGGGAFIVLPLAKTGRVDKNHPLVTGHTAPVLDIDWCPHNDNVIASASEDTTVMVWQIPDYVPVRNITEPVVTLEGHSKRVSIISWHPTARNVLLSAGCDNLVILWNVGTGEMLLALDDMHTDLIYNVGWNRNGSLLVTTCKDKKVRVIDPRKQQIIAEKTKPHDGTRPIRAIFVADGKIFTTGFSRMSERQLGLWDLERFAPHEGLRPVRAIFTREGHIFTTGFTRMSQRELGLWDPKNFEEPIALQEMDTSNGVLLPFYDADSSIVYLCGKGDSSIRYFEITDEAPYVHYLNTYSSKEPQRGMGFMPKRGLDVSKCEIARFFKLHERKCEPIVMTVPRKSDLFQDDLYPDTPGPEPALEADEWLSGKDAEPILISLRDGYVPIKNRELKVVKKNILDSKPPPGPRRSHSTCDSDFSQPALEEVLEEIRALKETVQAQEKRISDLENKLGQFTNGTD
- the CORO6 gene encoding coronin-6 isoform X3, translated to MSRRVVRQSKFRHVFGQPVKADQMYEDIRVSKVTCDSSFCAVNPKFLAIIVESGGGGAFIVLPLAKTGRVDKNHPLVTGHTAPVLDIDWCPHNDNVIASASEDTTVMVWQIPDYVPVRNITEPVVTLEGHSKRVSIISWHPTARNVLLSAGCDNLVILWNVGTGEMLLALDDMHTDLIYNVGWNRNGSLLVTTCKDKKVRVIDPRKQQIIAEKTKPHDGTRPIRAIFVADGKIFTTGFSRMSERQLGLWDLKNFEEPIALQEMDTSNGVLLPFYDADSSIVYLCGKGDSSIRYFEITDEAPYVHYLNTYSSKEPQRGMGFMPKRGLDVSKCEIARFFKLHERKCEPIVMTVPRKSDLFQDDLYPDTPGPEPALEADEWLSGKDAEPILISLRDGYVPIKNRELKVVKKNILDSKPPPGPRRSHSTCDSDFSPALEEVLEEIRALKETVQAQEKRISDLENKLGQFTNGTD
- the CORO6 gene encoding coronin-6 isoform X2; its protein translation is MSRRVVRQSKFRHVFGQPVKADQMYEDIRVSKVTCDSSFCAVNPKFLAIIVESGGGGAFIVLPLAKTGRVDKNHPLVTGHTAPVLDIDWCPHNDNVIASASEDTTVMVWQIPDYVPVRNITEPVVTLEGHSKRVSIISWHPTARNVLLSAGCDNLVILWNVGTGEMLLALDDMHTDLIYNVGWNRNGSLLVTTCKDKKVRVIDPRKQQIIAERFAPHEGLRPVRAIFTREGHIFTTGFTRMSQRELGLWDPKNFEEPIALQEMDTSNGVLLPFYDADSSIVYLCGKGDSSIRYFEITDEAPYVHYLNTYSSKEPQRGMGFMPKRGLDVSKCEIARFFKLHERKCEPIVMTVPRKSDLFQDDLYPDTPGPEPALEADEWLSGKDAEPILISLRDGYVPIKNRELKVVKKNILDSKPPPGPRRSHSTCDSDFSQPALEEVLEEIRALKETVQAQEKRISDLENKLGQFTNGTD
- the CORO6 gene encoding coronin-6 isoform X1, which codes for MSRRVVRQSKFRHVFGQPVKADQMYEDIRVSKVTCDSSFCAVNPKFLAIIVESGGGGAFIVLPLAKTGRVDKNHPLVTGHTAPVLDIDWCPHNDNVIASASEDTTVMVWQIPDYVPVRNITEPVVTLEGHSKRVSIISWHPTARNVLLSAGCDNLVILWNVGTGEMLLALDDMHTDLIYNVGWNRNGSLLVTTCKDKKVRVIDPRKQQIIAEKTKPHDGTRPIRAIFVADGKIFTTGFSRMSERQLGLWDLKNFEEPIALQEMDTSNGVLLPFYDADSSIVYLCGKGDSSIRYFEITDEAPYVHYLNTYSSKEPQRGMGFMPKRGLDVSKCEIARFFKLHERKCEPIVMTVPRKSDLFQDDLYPDTPGPEPALEADEWLSGKDAEPILISLRDGYVPIKNRELKVVKKNILDSKPPPGPRRSHSTCDSDFSQPALEEVLEEIRALKETVQAQEKRISDLENKLGQFTNGTD